From Streptomyces durmitorensis, a single genomic window includes:
- a CDS encoding 6-phosphofructokinase, which translates to MRIGILTAGGDCPGLNAVIRSVVHRAVTHYGDEVIGFEDGYAGLLDGRYRSLGLNEVSGILARGGTILGSSRLERDRFRAACEDAPALAKEIGFDVLIPIGGEGTLTAAKMLSDAGLSVVGVPKTIDNDISSTDRTFGFDTAVGVATEAMDRLKTTAESHQRVMVVEVMGRHAGWIALESGMAGGAHGICLPERPFDPADLVKLVEERFSRGKKFAVICVAEGAHPQEGTMNYGVGAIDQFGHERFQGIGTALAYELETRLGKEAKPVILGHVQRGGTPTAYDRVLATRFGWHAVEAAHRQDFGRMTALRGTDITMVPLAEAVTELKTVPKDRMDEAESVF; encoded by the coding sequence ATGCGTATCGGAATTCTCACCGCAGGCGGCGACTGCCCCGGCCTCAACGCAGTGATCCGGTCGGTCGTGCACCGAGCCGTGACGCACTACGGCGACGAGGTCATCGGCTTCGAGGACGGTTACGCCGGCCTGCTCGACGGCCGCTACCGCTCGCTCGGCCTGAACGAGGTCAGCGGCATCCTGGCCCGTGGCGGAACGATTCTCGGCTCATCGCGCCTGGAGCGCGACCGCTTCCGCGCGGCCTGCGAGGACGCGCCCGCGCTCGCCAAGGAGATCGGCTTCGACGTCCTGATCCCCATCGGCGGCGAGGGCACGCTCACGGCCGCGAAGATGCTGTCGGACGCGGGTCTGTCGGTGGTGGGCGTCCCGAAGACGATCGACAACGACATCTCGTCGACGGACCGCACCTTCGGCTTCGACACGGCGGTGGGCGTGGCCACCGAGGCGATGGACCGCCTCAAGACGACGGCCGAGTCCCACCAGCGCGTGATGGTGGTCGAGGTCATGGGCCGCCACGCGGGCTGGATCGCCCTGGAGTCGGGCATGGCGGGCGGAGCCCACGGCATCTGCCTCCCCGAGCGCCCCTTCGACCCCGCTGACCTGGTCAAACTGGTCGAGGAGCGGTTCTCGCGCGGCAAGAAGTTCGCGGTGATCTGCGTGGCCGAGGGCGCGCACCCGCAGGAGGGCACCATGAATTACGGTGTCGGCGCGATCGACCAGTTCGGCCACGAGCGCTTCCAGGGCATCGGTACGGCGCTCGCGTACGAACTGGAGACCCGCCTCGGCAAGGAGGCCAAGCCGGTCATCCTGGGCCACGTCCAGCGAGGCGGCACCCCGACGGCGTACGACCGCGTCCTGGCGACCCGCTTCGGCTGGCACGCGGTGGAGGCGGCGCACCGCCAGGACTTCGGCCGCATGACGGCGCTGCGGGGCACGGACATCACGATGGTGCCGCTGGCGGAGGCGGTCACCGAGCTGAAGACGGTGCCGAAGGACCGGATGGACGAGGCGGAGTCGGTCTTCTAG
- a CDS encoding RHS repeat-associated core domain-containing protein: MGGNRPADWHVLDLDKDPTPGDPDRVRNLAKNLHDFADDVSKVLRDIKGMAGEDAILTWAGKTAESFTAEFEDAPGKLRKLKKSYEMAGDALSTYWPELERAQALADKALVKGREAQGDLSSAQTRLTSADSWMDKAGKEADKYKDDKDSGKDVPKPDPDKVKAATRNANSAEKAQTAAKSDVSAAKSNLDAAKKMAEDARKMRQDAAGTAKKKLEDASDAGIQNRKWWEEVGDWVTDNWDTIVAVCKVVVAVLGIIAMIIGGPILGAIVLIAALVVLADTLHKYANGEAGLLDVAFAALDCIPGMKALTSLRGLAKGMKGLKAGLKGLGKGGLRRGADDALAKSKPAKGRCKNGDPIDMVSGEMLMEQTDVELPGLLPLILRRTHLSTYRWGQWYGDSWASTLDERLEIDSAGVLFASEDGMILTYPVPRPGTPILPVEGPLWPLNWDGDASGEIRISDSVTGRTRHFMPLPGIPPTDGPAVLPLAAISDRNGHRVTFERDASGAPTAVRHSGGYHLRVETGGDRITGLRLHTPGPEDTSTELVRYQYNTEGHLAEIYNSSETPYQLNYDDRARITSWTDRNSSWYRFTYDDQDRCIQGEGADGFLDCTINYDTDNRTTLYTDSLGHTTRYEYSERLQLTAETDPLENTTRTAWNSRDQLLSWTDPLGHTTRYAYDEAGNLTKVTQPDGNAATAVFNELHQPLTITDHDGLVWHHSYDERGNRLTVTDPVGAETHFTYDEAGRPVSVTDPLGRVQRAVCDSAGLTVAITDPLGQTTEAERDAFGRICTVTDPSGAVTRLTWTVEGLIARRELANGSVESWEWDGEGNILKYVDPAGHTTQHAYTHFALPTSRQDPDGTVHTFTYDTELQLTSVVNPQQLSWRYEFDAAGRLVAENDFNGRSLTYTHDASGRLTSRTNGAGEFIRYERDVFGQTLVAQADDDTVTSYSYDAYGRLTRATNRDASVELTYDAQGQVVRESVNGEVMSYTYDLAGRRTTRSTPSGKVSRWEYDAADRPTVLVLGRHRMEFQHNSAGYETSRHYGEGVTLAQSWDAVGRLADQTISTRSDATERVLRRRTYAYRADAQLKEIRGSDASSRRFDLDAVGRVTGVYSGDWTERYAYDSAGNLSHAEVTPAAAMRSNSDTTAAESTGSWEATGTLMHRSGRVRHQHDVQGRLVRRSRRLLNGQRQVWRYTWDAEDRLIGVTTPGGAAWRYLYDPLGRRIAKHLLDADGMVMERTEFAWDGSILAERTATDGTVTTWDYEPDSHRPLVQTDHSQADYDARFHAIVTDLVGTPTELVTADGNIAWQARTTLWGVEIPHEGTTDVECPLRFPGQYHDSESGLNYNYARHYDPEAARYVSADPLGLEPAPNHHAYVPNPLTWQDPLGLARRGPKDPINLSDGYRGRMDTFDIGHATDFEMHVYDKNGREVGLYGSNGWFDKHRLDSNVEVPQSVENRLKGEAVKFMRRTGRIGPRGTEDVSGDKWKRPRLKGSCG, from the coding sequence GTGGGGGGCAACCGCCCAGCAGACTGGCATGTCCTGGACCTGGACAAGGATCCGACGCCCGGCGATCCGGACCGGGTGCGGAACCTGGCGAAGAATCTGCATGACTTCGCCGACGACGTGTCGAAGGTTCTTCGTGACATCAAGGGGATGGCGGGTGAGGACGCCATCCTCACCTGGGCGGGCAAGACGGCGGAGTCCTTCACGGCGGAGTTCGAGGACGCGCCGGGCAAGCTGAGGAAGCTCAAGAAGAGCTACGAGATGGCCGGCGACGCCCTCTCCACCTACTGGCCCGAGCTGGAACGCGCCCAGGCCCTCGCCGACAAGGCCCTGGTCAAGGGCCGTGAGGCGCAGGGCGATCTGTCCTCCGCCCAGACCCGGCTGACCTCCGCCGACTCCTGGATGGACAAGGCGGGCAAGGAAGCCGACAAGTACAAGGACGACAAAGACTCCGGCAAGGACGTCCCCAAGCCGGACCCGGACAAGGTCAAGGCCGCCACCCGCAACGCCAACTCCGCCGAAAAAGCGCAGACGGCGGCCAAGTCGGACGTCTCCGCCGCGAAAAGCAACCTCGATGCCGCCAAGAAGATGGCCGAGGACGCCCGCAAGATGCGCCAGGACGCCGCCGGGACCGCGAAGAAGAAGCTGGAAGACGCTTCCGACGCGGGTATTCAGAATCGCAAGTGGTGGGAGGAGGTCGGGGACTGGGTCACCGACAACTGGGACACCATCGTCGCCGTCTGCAAGGTCGTCGTCGCCGTACTCGGCATCATCGCCATGATCATCGGTGGCCCGATCCTGGGCGCCATCGTCCTCATCGCCGCCCTCGTCGTCCTCGCCGACACCCTCCACAAATACGCCAACGGGGAAGCGGGCCTACTCGACGTCGCCTTCGCCGCCCTCGACTGCATCCCCGGCATGAAGGCCCTCACCAGCCTCCGCGGCCTCGCCAAGGGCATGAAGGGCCTCAAGGCCGGGCTCAAGGGCCTCGGCAAGGGCGGGCTACGGCGCGGCGCGGACGACGCCCTTGCCAAGAGCAAGCCGGCCAAGGGCCGCTGCAAGAACGGCGACCCCATCGACATGGTCTCCGGCGAAATGCTCATGGAGCAGACCGACGTCGAGTTGCCTGGGCTGCTTCCGCTGATCCTGCGGCGTACTCATCTGTCCACCTACAGGTGGGGCCAGTGGTACGGGGACTCCTGGGCGTCCACCCTCGACGAGCGGCTGGAAATCGACAGCGCGGGCGTGTTGTTCGCCTCCGAGGACGGCATGATCCTCACTTATCCGGTGCCGCGACCCGGCACGCCGATTCTGCCCGTCGAAGGGCCACTGTGGCCACTGAACTGGGACGGCGATGCAAGCGGGGAGATACGGATCAGCGACTCTGTCACCGGGCGTACCCGCCACTTCATGCCCCTGCCGGGCATTCCACCGACCGACGGTCCCGCCGTCCTGCCGCTCGCTGCGATCAGTGACCGCAACGGCCACCGGGTGACATTCGAGCGCGATGCGTCCGGCGCGCCCACGGCAGTGCGGCACTCCGGCGGATACCACCTGCGCGTCGAAACCGGCGGCGACCGCATCACAGGTCTGCGGCTGCACACCCCTGGGCCTGAGGACACCAGCACCGAACTGGTCCGCTATCAGTACAACACCGAAGGTCACCTCGCCGAGATCTACAACTCGAGCGAAACGCCGTACCAGCTGAACTACGACGACCGTGCCCGAATCACCTCCTGGACCGACCGCAACAGCTCCTGGTACCGATTCACCTACGACGACCAGGACCGCTGCATACAGGGCGAAGGCGCTGACGGCTTCCTCGACTGCACCATCAACTACGACACTGATAACCGCACCACCCTCTACACGGACTCGCTCGGCCACACCACCCGGTACGAGTACAGCGAACGGCTGCAACTCACTGCCGAGACCGACCCGCTGGAGAACACCACGCGCACGGCGTGGAACAGCCGTGACCAGCTCCTGTCGTGGACCGACCCGCTCGGGCACACCACCCGGTACGCATACGACGAGGCCGGGAACCTGACCAAGGTCACGCAGCCTGACGGCAATGCCGCCACTGCGGTCTTCAACGAACTGCACCAGCCGCTGACCATCACCGATCACGACGGCCTGGTCTGGCACCACTCCTATGACGAGCGCGGCAACCGGCTGACGGTGACCGACCCGGTGGGCGCCGAGACACACTTCACGTACGACGAGGCGGGGCGTCCGGTCTCCGTCACCGATCCCCTGGGCAGGGTCCAACGCGCTGTGTGTGATTCCGCCGGGCTTACGGTGGCGATCACCGATCCGCTTGGACAGACAACCGAGGCCGAACGCGACGCCTTCGGCCGGATCTGCACCGTCACCGATCCTTCCGGCGCTGTCACCCGCCTGACATGGACGGTCGAGGGTCTCATCGCGCGACGCGAATTGGCGAATGGCTCGGTCGAGTCCTGGGAGTGGGACGGCGAGGGCAACATCCTCAAGTACGTCGATCCAGCCGGTCACACCACGCAACATGCCTACACGCACTTCGCTTTGCCGACGAGCCGGCAAGACCCCGACGGCACGGTCCACACCTTCACGTATGACACCGAGCTACAGCTGACTTCCGTGGTCAACCCGCAGCAGCTTTCCTGGCGTTACGAATTCGATGCGGCTGGGCGTCTCGTTGCCGAGAACGATTTCAACGGGCGTTCCCTCACCTACACACACGACGCATCGGGTCGGCTCACTTCACGTACAAATGGTGCGGGCGAGTTCATCCGCTACGAGCGGGACGTCTTCGGCCAGACCCTGGTGGCACAGGCGGACGACGACACGGTCACCTCATACAGTTACGACGCCTACGGCCGTCTGACCCGTGCCACCAATCGGGATGCATCGGTCGAGCTGACCTACGACGCACAGGGCCAGGTCGTGCGCGAGAGCGTGAACGGTGAGGTGATGTCGTACACCTACGACCTTGCCGGACGGCGGACGACTCGCAGCACACCGTCCGGAAAAGTCTCCCGGTGGGAGTACGACGCGGCCGACCGGCCGACGGTGCTTGTGCTGGGCCGTCACCGGATGGAGTTCCAGCACAACTCCGCCGGATACGAGACGAGTCGCCACTACGGTGAAGGGGTCACACTCGCTCAGAGCTGGGATGCCGTCGGCCGGCTTGCCGACCAGACGATCAGCACGCGCTCCGACGCGACCGAGCGTGTCCTGCGACGCCGCACATACGCCTACAGGGCCGACGCACAGCTCAAGGAGATCCGCGGGTCGGATGCGAGCAGTCGGCGTTTCGACCTCGACGCAGTCGGCCGGGTCACAGGTGTGTACAGCGGCGACTGGACCGAGCGATACGCGTATGACAGCGCGGGCAATCTCAGCCACGCCGAAGTGACCCCCGCGGCAGCCATGCGCAGCAACTCCGACACCACGGCCGCGGAGAGTACCGGCTCCTGGGAGGCCACCGGGACTCTCATGCATCGGTCCGGACGTGTCCGTCACCAGCACGACGTCCAGGGACGGCTCGTTCGCCGCAGCCGCCGCCTCCTCAACGGGCAGCGGCAGGTGTGGCGATACACCTGGGATGCCGAGGACCGGCTCATCGGTGTGACGACTCCAGGCGGAGCGGCCTGGCGATATCTGTACGACCCCTTGGGACGTCGCATCGCCAAGCATCTATTGGATGCCGACGGGATGGTCATGGAGCGGACCGAATTCGCTTGGGACGGCAGCATTCTGGCGGAGCGGACCGCCACCGATGGCACGGTGACGACCTGGGACTACGAGCCGGACTCTCACCGTCCCCTGGTCCAGACCGACCACTCCCAAGCCGACTACGACGCGCGGTTCCACGCCATCGTCACCGATCTGGTGGGCACGCCCACAGAACTCGTCACTGCTGATGGCAATATCGCATGGCAGGCGCGCACCACGCTCTGGGGCGTGGAAATTCCGCACGAGGGCACGACGGACGTGGAGTGCCCACTGCGCTTCCCGGGTCAATACCACGACTCGGAATCCGGGCTTAATTACAACTATGCCCGGCATTACGATCCGGAAGCTGCCCGGTATGTATCAGCTGATCCGCTCGGCCTGGAACCAGCGCCCAATCACCATGCCTACGTACCGAATCCGCTGACCTGGCAGGACCCGCTAGGCCTTGCCCGCCGGGGTCCGAAGGACCCGATCAACCTGAGCGACGGGTACCGGGGGCGGATGGACACCTTTGACATCGGACATGCCACGGACTTCGAGATGCACGTATACGACAAGAACGGCCGCGAGGTCGGCCTCTACGGAAGTAACGGGTGGTTCGACAAGCACCGCTTGGATTCCAATGTAGAAGTGCCGCAGAGCGTGGAGAACCGGCTCAAGGGTGAGGCGGTAAAGTTCATGCGCAGAACCGGGCGCATTGGTCCTCGTGGTACTGAAGACGTCTCCGGCGACAAATGGAAGCGGCCCCGCCTGAAGGGATCCTGTGGATGA
- a CDS encoding helix-turn-helix domain-containing protein, translating to MPVQPSQPPHQPTPPFNFPAARRLREALGMAHGHVAYGMRASYGLSYITPETIAAWERGLASPTSAELTALAGTLWCSPGELMGAATTLREHRIARGLAPDDVARGSGVELQAYLRMEETNTWRGNERQSAALAEVLQLPLPDFITVTGRADDLAELLRSAVTSRWQGYVRPVSKMLPVPKRHLEDVLQQLHADYQARMVRTLSWGGGAGADASGSAGRDFLDKILEHFWAQVRGTGGGGGSSTGG from the coding sequence GTGCCCGTGCAACCGAGCCAACCGCCGCACCAGCCCACACCCCCGTTCAACTTCCCCGCCGCCCGGCGCCTTCGTGAGGCGCTGGGGATGGCGCACGGGCACGTCGCCTACGGGATGCGGGCGAGCTATGGGCTCTCCTACATCACCCCCGAGACCATCGCCGCCTGGGAACGCGGGCTCGCCTCGCCCACTTCCGCCGAGCTCACCGCCCTCGCCGGGACGTTGTGGTGCTCGCCGGGGGAGCTCATGGGCGCCGCGACCACCCTGCGCGAGCATCGGATCGCCCGGGGGCTCGCTCCCGACGACGTGGCCCGCGGGTCCGGGGTCGAGCTCCAGGCGTATCTGCGCATGGAGGAGACCAACACCTGGCGCGGAAACGAGCGGCAGTCCGCCGCCCTCGCCGAGGTGCTGCAGCTCCCCCTGCCCGACTTCATCACCGTCACCGGACGCGCCGACGACCTCGCCGAGCTGCTGCGCAGCGCCGTGACCTCGCGCTGGCAGGGGTACGTCCGGCCCGTCAGCAAGATGCTGCCGGTGCCGAAGCGGCACCTTGAGGACGTGCTCCAGCAGCTGCACGCCGACTATCAGGCCCGCATGGTGCGCACGCTCAGCTGGGGCGGCGGTGCCGGGGCCGATGCGTCAGGGAGTGCCGGGCGGGACTTCCTGGACAAGATCCTTGAGCATTTCTGGGCTCAGGTCCGGGGGACGGGAGGCGGTGGCGGCAGCAGCACCGGGGGGTAA